GTGAGGAAAGGCGTCCATCAAATGTTTATGTATAGTGTTGATAGCTGTGGTTACAGATTATGTTGGTCTAACCTCTTCGCGGAATGTGTAACTGATCAGATTCATAGTTTCACTACACCAAGCTCTTACAAAGTCCTGGACACTTCACAACTGGCAAAAGTCTAATTGAGTGTCTCGGATTATCTATTACACTCTTCAGTAAATCAGTAGATGTACAGATGaagtatttgttttgtttcctgggCTTTGCTGAGTAAAACCGAGAACCACCTGAAATCTCTCAGACATCTGTTCAGGCTTTTCTCCCGAATTACACTTTATGGCCAAAAGTATTTATTCGTCTGCCTCCAAACCCACATGAACTTGAGTGACCTCCCATTTTTAATCCATAGGATTTAATATAATGTAGGCCCAACTTTTTCAGTTATAACAGCTTCAATTCTTCtaggaaggctttccacaaagttttggagtgtgtttatgggaattctTGACTGTTCTTCCAGAAGCACAGTTGTGAGATCAAACACTGCGATGAGAAGGCCTGGTTTGCAGTCTccgctctaattcatcccaaaggtgttctgttcaaaagttcttccacaccacagtcgctcatccatgtctttatagACCTTGCTTTGAGCTGTCTTGTAGAAGAACAGGAAGAGGCCATCCTCaatctgttcccacaaagttggcaGAATGAACTtctccaaaatgtcttggtatgctgaagcagtAAGAGTTCCTCTTGCTGGAGCGACCAAGCTCAACTCCTGAACAACAACCCCACACAATAATCCCCTCTACACCAAACTTTACAGTAAGTccaatgcagtcagacaagtaccgTTCCCCTGGCAACCTTTAAACCAGACTCATCCACTGGATTGCCAGATGGAGAAGTATGATATGTCACTCCACAAATCATGTATCCACTGCTCAAGAGTCCAGTGGTGGCATGCTTTAAACCACTGGATGTGATGTTTTGCATTGTGTTTGTTGACGTGAGGCTTGAATGCAGCTGCTTGGTTGTGTAAAACCCATCCCCTGAAGCTCCCTGtgcactgttcttgagctaatcttaAGGcctgaagtttggaggtctgttgCGATTGACTGTGCAGAAAGTTGGACACCTCTGCACACTATGAAGCTCGTCCTCCGCTGACCCTACCCTGTGATTTTACACGACCTATCACTTTATAGCTGCATTGTTGTCGTTCCCGAtcgcttccactttgttataataccactaacagctgATTGTAGAATATTTAGTAACAACAACATTTCACAACTGGATTTGTTGCAaggtggcatcctatcatgGCACCACACTGGAATTCAATGAGCTCCTGAAAACGACTCGTTGTTTCACAAAAGTTTGTAGAAGAGGTCTGAAAGCCTACGTGGCttattttatacacctgtggccagaGAAGCGACTAGAACACCTGAATTTGATGATTTGAATGCGAGAGGGATTGCTTTTAGCATAATGTGTATGTCACAAAAAACTCCTTCAGGGAACAAGTCCCAAACATTAGAGCAACTTTGTTGTTGCTTCACTCTTTATGCTAACTCTGACTGTTGATTTCCACTGCCATCAGTTGTCACCTTCAGTCCCCTCCTCTGTCTTTGGACGATTGCAGCTTGCTGTCATCACTTCAGCCTCCTCGACCTGTTAGAGTGAagagatagaaaaaaaagaataacaacTGATGTGttttacagaaagaaaacaaagcaccAAAACAACTTGTTTTCCTTTGGTTTGGagattcatgttttgttttattttactacaaaaaaaaaaaaaaaactttgttgctgctgttgtgatAAATAAATGTCTTTCTGTCAAGCTGTGTGctcttttagtttttgtttctaaTATTTTTCTCTAGTTTTTGCTCTATATGGTGTCAAAAAAGTGGATAATCTTAATGTTAATTGGTCAGCTAAATAGCTTTTAGGGTTGAGCACATAAGTGCACACTCCCGCCATTCTAATCTTGTatttgtgaggggcagccaatcagaagaaagttttcTCAAGGTGGGTAAAGCTATCTATTAGATAAATATTAACTAAATATTAGATAGTATTAGACAAATAAGGCTCACTTGTCAATCAAAGTGGTCAGCTGGTGCATTTTGGGGAAGTTTTAATGGATTGTGTGACTAATATTCTGATATCTAATAACCATCCCAGAGGTTTATGCTTTAGTTCAGGTGAGTGAAATTCAAgtgttttattagtttattacttTGAGCATATAGAGCTCAAACACATATCAGTAAGTATGTGTCTTATGTGCGTCATACTGTACTGTTTTATGGATGCAGCTTTTTAACCAAGAAAGCAGAGAACCAACTGACCACCCTGAATGTGGTATAAAAATGATGATGTTTTCCTTTGTTAACACCTGGGGGAGGCTAATGTGGCTTTAGAATATGAATTTCACAACCATTAAGTCATCATGGTGACATCCATCCAAGAGAAATGCAGTGCAAGAGAGGGATGAGGACCAAAATGCAGCATACTGGGCAACTTTACTAGTAAATCGCATAGAAACCCTTTGCCCTAAACCATTTAAGTTTTTATGAAAGATTAAATTAGAAATATAGAATCTTAATTGATGTAGTGGAGAAATCAGCTTTACAATATTAGTGTTTACCCAAAAACATTtacataatttatttattaaatgcaTAGTATAAAACCTAAAAACAATGTATTTATTCCCACAGAAACAAATAGATTAGTTAATAAGAAACCTACAAGTTTATTATATGTGCTTCCTCCTTCCTTTACTTATAATGTAGGACagatgataaatgcattaaaataaaatgagataACTTTTGAGGTGCTTCATCAGGGGCCACCATACTCCACATCTGCTCTGAACAGCGATCAATATCATAGCTGCTGATGTGTAAATCTGTCAAAGAAATGAAAGTTTGAAGGATTTATATCTGTCTATCACCAACAtagctgaaagaaaaaggtttgTTTCATGTTTGAATAAGAAAATGGATGAGTTTTTACTAATGAGTCCTgctttaacttttatcaagaCATCTGTAACTGAGTTTGTCAGGGTGCATGGCAAGAAcgggacccaaatgcaggacctTCCAGTCTGAGAtagtgtgtttatttatagtGGCAGTTAGTGAGCAATGTGCAACAGTTTCAATAACGTGGTTCCCAAGTCCCGCTCCGTGCTCGTGTTCCTGTGACAGACAAACAACTCCAACACTCGATGTCACAGTCGCTCCACTCTCCTTAACCTGGTAAGAATGGAGGGGAAGATCAGTGATGAAATGCTGAACACAATatttgaacacaaacacaacacaaaagaataaaactgaGTTTAACTCTTTAAATCAGCTCATTtaccttcattttcttttatattgaAAATAAATACTTTCTTACTTCTGCTGTGATGAATAAATATTAGTCTTTTTTCAAACTCTTATGTTCTTAGtcgtataaagcgctttgagtgctcagacagagtagaaaagcgctatataagaaccagtccatttaccattctttCTATTTTTCCTGTTATGACTTACAGACATGTGTAGCAAACCCACAAAGATCTGGGGTTTGCAGTGGCCTACAGCTTTGCAGAGTGCAGCTCTCTCTTCAGATGTTTTCCACCTTCTGCACTTTTTGCATCTTTGAGATCTTATTTTCAGTGAAGTGAAgcacagagaggaagaaaaaatgttTCACCTTCAATAACTGAACGAAAACACACAGAATCTGTTTAAAATTAAGGTAAGAGCTCAACCTACATTTCAAAGGATTTAACACGACCACCTTAGAAACTTTCTGTTTGCTCCGTAATGGAGTTCAAAGTTAGTGCAAAGGCACCAGTTTAAGAGCAAATACAGGAGAAAATGTAAGTGTTTCAGAAATTGTTGTATGTATGGAGTCGAAGTTAAAACTGATTTAATTTGTCAATTTGGACTCACAGATTTACGTTTGAAACTTCAATCAAAGCACCTTTTTGGAGGCAGTTTTTAAGTCTAACACagagttttattatttttaacataCGACACAGAGAGAGGACGGAAACAGAGCGAGGGCTTGGTGGTTTCTCTGTAAAGTGTTCATGTGAAGAAGAATCTCTCTGTGGCTGTGGATAAAATGAAAGTGTTCACTTTTAATTAGTTTTCTTGTTATGATTTCGTGTTAACAGTaatgttcatttgtgttttattttaaaccctCAGGTCGACTTTCAGAATGAAGGTGATcgtgttgtttgtgtttggtgAGTGAATATACTTGTGAAGAAAATATTGTGAATAATCCTTTAAAATACTGCACACACATGTTGTAGATGGTGTGTGACCTCATGTTTAATCTACTTGAAAAATCATGTAGCAATATGGTTGTATTGGTGTTTTACTGATCCCAGGTTGTTTAATGTCACTCTACAAGTttacaacaaaatgaagaaaatatgACTTGTTTGGCTCCATGTAGAGACGTTTTTTTATATCCTCCTTTAAATAAGCGTTACTAAAAGACAAGTATTTATTTACTGTGATCATCTTCTTTTCAGTGCTGGGTGCACTCTCTGCAGCAGGTGAAGATTTTTTTGCAAAAGTCGGGCAGAAAGTCACATTGAACTGTGGAGTCAGCAGCTACGTCCGCTCTCTGCAGTGGCGTCATATAAATGACCTTCTTCATAGTGTTGATCAGAGAGGCTTCCCTCGCAAAGGTACTCGAGTATCTCAGAACACTTAACAGTTAACATCAGTATATGATGATTACATTATAATagaacatatttttattttctgtgttagGCTATGTTGAACTTGTGCAGAGGTCAGTCGTGAGACAGAACAATCTGGAAATCTTCAGTGTGAGAGAAACAGATGCTGGACGGTTCACATGTTTCGCAGATGGGACACGTCATAACCATTCACTTGTTGTGCTCTCGGGTACCctgaaaaatacacatttacaaATAACTGTTCAAATATAACCGAACATTGAAGCGTTTAACATATTAGGACAAATAtggttttgttttaatgatGCCTGCACATTACATTGATAATCAGATTAATAAAAACAtcactgctgaaaaatgaagggaAATTATTTTATGTGGCTGATGGTTCTGTTACTATAACAGGTAAAAggatataaaacaaatatataaaatgtatttcttgcacagcatgtcttgtataTGCTTTGAAGTTTGTAGACTACATTTCCCATAATCAAGCTTAGTCTTCTCCCAGTCAACCTTCAACATCTTTAACAAACTCTGTCCTATAGGCAGCCTTCCTGCTAAAACTTTGTCCTCTCTGATTCCAAACTGGGGATATGTCAGAAACTTCCTGAACAGGAGCGGAGCTACGGGGTGGGCAGGACCACCACAGTCTTAAGTGTGGCCACCCTGCCATTGCTGGAGTCCATCAGGAGAAGGGGAACCATCGGAGGGGCTACGAACATATGCTGGGCTCTAGAATTACATTCATAACTATTAAATATTACATAAGACATAACTATGAATTAATAATCCTATTATAATTATACTATTAACTAtataaacataattttcttttaaaaaactacTTTAGCTGTATTCcttagttttttatttctttttgtcagaTACTTGAATTAAAAAAGCTTACTTTGTGTTTCTATATGGCAGTCATGCCCGTGTAAGCAAATTATAACAGTgaccaaaaaaccaaaccaaacaaagCAGTCCAGGCCTGATCTTTTCTGTCACCAGCTGGGTCACTACTTATTACGATCCCTCTACagttaaatgtttatttgtgttatttcattTCACCAAAAATGTTCTAATATGTGAAAGACATTACCACTTTTCCTTTAATACTTAGTGTAATATGCTGTGATTGCTTTTCCTCTCATGTTATAAAGCTTTGTCATGTGTGTAATGAGTTTGGATAAAGCACCTTGTTGGTCTCCATTTCCCTTTGTGATTCTCACTGTATCTGTGGTTATCTGTCTGTTTCCCTCTCAGTTTTGGTCTCCGTCCAACCCTCTGCTGTTCTCGAGCTAAACAATGAGGCAACGCTCAGGTGTGAGTTGAAAGGTCAGCACCGTGGTTGTGAAGTGAAGTGGAGAAGTCCAAATACATATTCACTCACAAATACATCAACAGTTCAACTCAAACCTGTAAAAACCTCACATAACGGGGCCTGGGAGTGTATCGTCACCTGTGGCAGGAATACATTTAGTGAGCCTCTGGCCATCACAGTACAAGGTAATATACAGTTACTAGGAATGAAGACCCTTGTCTACATATGTGGTCAATAGAAACATAaagatgtgtgtttttgttcttcagAGCCTCCAACTACAACAACTCCACCAACCACCctgaagaacatcacatcattTGTAACGAGTGTTCAGGGTACAACATGTACAACATGTGTCTCCAGCTTTTGCAAAATGTCTGCAAATTAGCTCAAAGTGATCCTTTGCTGAATGTGTAACTCATTCTTGTCTTTCTCACTTTCTCCAATGATCTGTGTTGCATTCAGGTACTGCCAACGATTGCCCACTGGGACTCTCCTGTTGGATGTGGTTTGTGATTGGGGTGTGCTGCCAGTGTGGGATGCTCCTCATAGTTTGTGTCACTGTCTTGTGTAAGTGTATAAAAAGAAGGGCAGTATTTGAGGAAAGGCGTTCATCCAATATTTATGCATAGAGTTGATAGCTGATGttaaaagaaaccaaaagaaaatGGGTTAAAGACCTCCTGCACCACTGTGTTTACAGATTATGTTGGTCTTCTGTTCAGTCATCTTCACTGAATGTGTAAGTGATCAGAGTCATGATTTCACTCCACCAAGCTTTTACAAAAGTCCTGGCACGCTTCACAACTGGCAAAAGTCCAAATGAGTGTCTCAGATTGAGTATTACACTCTTCAGTAAATTGGTGCAGATTTACAGATGAGGTGTCGGTTTGCTTTCTGGGCCTTCCTGGGTGAAACTAAGAACCAACTAAGATCTCTCAGACATCTGTTCAGGCTTTACACACAAATTATACtttattgccaaaagtattcactcgtCTACCTTGACAtgcatatgaacttgagtggcatgccattcttaatccatagggtttaatatgatgtagGACCAACTGTGGCAGCTGAAACTCTCATAGGAAGGCTTTCCaaaggtttaggagtgtttatAGGAGTTGTTGGTGCTTCTGTACAGCTGTCTAGAAGCACATTTGtcaggtcagacactgatgtcaGACTAGAAGGCATGGCTCACAGTCTCCggtctaattcatcccaaagttGTTCTGTCGGGTGGAGGTtgggactctgtgcaggccagtcacgTTGTTCCAACAGGAACGGGAAGAgaccatccccaaactgttcccacaaagttggaaGAAttaaaattgtccaaaatgtcttggtatgctgaagcattaagagttccttttACTGGAACTAACCGGCTGAGCCCAACTCCTGAACAACAACCTCGCACAATAATCCCCCATCCACCAACCTTTACACTTAGCACAACGCAATCAGACAAGTAGCGTTCCCCTGGCAACCGTCCATTGCATTGTCCAGATGGAGACTCTTGATTCGTCACTCCAGAGAACATgtctccactgctctagagtccagtcGTAGTGCGCTTTATGCTGATCTGAAGGTCACATGAAGGTTGGAGGTGTGCAGCGACtgctctgtgattttatgtgTCCTACATCATCATGGGTGTGCTGCTGTTATACCACTTTGGTATAATGCCACTAAGAGCTGACCGTGGAAAATTTAGCGAGGAAATTTCAGAAATGGAAGTGACCAGAACACCTGAATTAATGATTTGGATGCTTGAGTGAATATTTTTAGTATAATGCCAAGTCCCAAACATTAGAGCAACTTCCCCAAGTCCCTTCACTCTTTCTTCACCCTGACTGTTGATTTCTGCTGCCATCATTTGTCACTGCTTCCTCTTCTTTTATTGGACAATTACAGCTTGACATTGTGATAATTTGATGATtcttgttttgtcttgttttttatttcaaaaagaaaatcgTTGTTACTTCTGctgtgataaataaatgtttttctgtcAAGCTGTGTGatctttcagtttttgtttctgacatatttttttctacttcttgTTCTATATGATGTCAAAGGATGTTGATAATGTTAATGTTGTTAATCTTTCAGGTATATAGCTTTAGCTTTGAGGACATAAGCCCAACCTTCCGGCCTTTCTCATCTTTTATTTGTCAgcggcagccaatcagataagGGTTTTCTCACAGAGGGTAGGGCTGAATATTAGATGAAAATCAGATAAATAAGCCTCACTTGTCAATCTAAGTGGTCAGCTGGTGCCTTTTGGGGAAGTTTTAGTAGATTGTGTGACTAATATTCTGATAACTAATAACCAGCCCTGAGGTCTGTGCTTCAGCTCAGGTGAGTGAAATTCAAGTGTTTCATTAGTTAATTACTTCAAACTCGTGATGTGTGGGACTAATCATCGTCACTGTCACTAGTCAGTCCCACATTTACTTGTCATTTAATCtaattgttaaaattaaaaaatgatgcCCAATGCCAGTAACTTACTTTGTCCTACATGTTGGCAACACTCTACCACTATATAGTGCATTGTTGAGAAATGCCAAAAATCTGTGAATCAAGCCCCGTGTTAACGACAGGAAATAAGCTTTCTCTGAAAGGTGGATGGGCTCTCCCTTAGTGATAGGATGAGGAGTTCAGTGATTATGGTTCAGAGTAGAATCACTGCTCCTCCACAACGAAAGGAGACCGCTAAGGCTGTCGCCTCCTGGGTGttcggtgttgtgccaaaaagtgatcctCTGTCCAAAACTGATTTGTTTTCACGTGTTTCTTATGTGTAATGTCTTTACCTATATTGGTAAATAcactttataataataataaattgcatttatatagcgctttacgagaccctcaaagcgctttacatttCCACTAtccattcactctcacattcacacactggtggaggaaAGCTACagttgcagccacagctgtcctggggcagactgacagaagcaaggcagccatatcgcaccatcggcccctctggccaacaccagtaggcggtaggtgaagtgtcttgcccaaggatacaacgaccaagacagccagagctggggatcgaacgggcaaccttccggttacaagatgagcttcccaacacTCTGAACCATGATCGACCCAAACTTTAGTGAACAGGATTTACAAACATTATATGTAAAATTGAATGATTACCTgtttttcaagtatctttattatgggctcaaaatgtggtcataaatattttgtacttgtaaatcagttttgtatgtgtaaaaagaatttgtgcgtgcgtaaaaaagatttgtatgtgtaaaaagaatttgtgcgtgcgtaaaaaagatttgtatgtgtaaaaaagatttgtgtgtgtgtgaaaaagatttgtatgtgtaaaaaagatttgtgtgtgtgtaaaaaagatttgtatttgtaaaaagaatttgtgcgtgcataaaaaagatttgtatgtgtaaaaagaatttgtgcgtgcgtaaaaaagatttgtatgtgtaaaaaagatttgtgtgtggacttagccaaaaacccccctgcaagttacaagtacgaattttgaccctatttttcttcctgtcatctgattggtcaatgtcatgtcaatcacaaatgtaacaatccaatcagagaacagatgggtttggctgtcggaggggcacttttttgaactgcaggtccttgaagggaatacatgcccttttacatgccaacccagcgttttccttcatcaccacgaaggaaaacagtctgtggtcgtccgagtttggtgatttttgtgtcacaggtctacgtgctttatacagggacttccacaggcttttcaacagcgctgcggaccgcggggggggcagtgttttggaaatgacagtcttcattacaaagctttcttcgttatgaattagcatacatgtttttattgaacatttgaagaactagcaaaaaaaccagaaactgttgtagaggacataaagtcagagatagaaacgacaaggagcaggtgcatctagtacaggtagagctgctgcaaaaacccacagagctcagcagccagcgcaacaaattctggatcctttgcttttagttagcagttagcattagcagcacatcctgcgtccgatgtgaaaggacctttatgctgcgcactgtgactcacagcaatggtcccgggtcagccctgactttgtgttaaactaatcctaaagtaataatggtatttctaaccactgacataccacaactttatcctttcaacagctgctgaaagtaaggggacctagctgctatcggatatttatatagagatcctccagcttcaaactgtattacccttcaaggacctgcagttcaaaaagtgccctccgacagccaaacccatctgttctctgattggattgttacatttgtgattgacatgacattgaccaatcagatgacaggaagaaaaatagggtcaaaattcgtacttgtaacttgcagggggtttttggctaagtccacacacaaatctttttacacatacaaatctttttacgcacgcacaaattctttttacacatacaaatctttttacgcacgcacaaattctttttacacatacaaatcttttacgcacacacaaattctttttacacatacaaatcttttttacacacacacaaatcttttttacacatacaaatcttttttacgcacgcacaaattctttttacacatacaaatcctgatttacaagtacaaaatatttatgaccacattttgagcccatacttTATGGCTCCATGTTATTGTACCTACATCCTTTATGGccacttaaaatatgtttacagaactattgttatatttgttgcaaTTCCTGCAGTCCACTTGGCcagattactttttttttttaaagttatttttaatctcaacaagATTTTTTACCTTattgtagtgaagtagattttgGGTTAGGATGTTACATGATGTCCCTAAACGCACCACTGACATCCACACCTTTCAGCCGACAATTACCTGGCTATAAGAAATagctgcgcttcactactgAGAGAAGGCATTTGGCAGTCTTGGCAATCTAAGGTGGCTGCAGCACTAGGCAGTTGAGCTCCACATATCTCTTAAGGAAAGCTACTCAGTTGCCCTTAGAGAGTGGTGTGCATTagactgctgctgtcttgtcagatgctgttttgtttgttatgcactACTTTTATAAAGTATAGTGATTTGGGATGTGtttttatgtagatcttttattgattgtttaacgttttatcttttcttttattgctttagtggaggtgcgGCCGCCTGTTTAGaggctaggcacgtgaggtggaatcccctccccgatgcatgcgagtgtacacaccgggcataggcAGATTGCACcatttagagtttagtgtgagtgaggtttgctgtgaaatcacacgggtgagtaattggtggcacccttgggcactcctcctgtaggttgcctcctcaagtggcggtctccaccattttgtttagttgcttctttttaatatattgtgct
This sequence is a window from Oreochromis aureus strain Israel breed Guangdong linkage group 11, ZZ_aureus, whole genome shotgun sequence. Protein-coding genes within it:
- the LOC116323831 gene encoding hemicentin-1-like, whose translation is MKVIVLFVFVLGALSAAGEDFFAKVGQKVTLNCGVSSYVRSLQWRHINDLLHSVDQRGFPRKGYVELVQRSVVRQNNLEIFSVRETDAGRFTCFADGTRHNHSLVVLSVLVSVQPSAVLELNNEATLRCELKGQHRGCEVKWRSPNTYSLTNTSTVQLKPVKTSHNGAWECIVTCGRNTFSEPLAITVQEPPTTTTPPTTLKNITSFVTSVQGTANDCPLGLSCWMWFVIGVCCQCGMLLIVCVTVLCKCIKRRAVFEERRSSNIYA